A window of Danaus plexippus chromosome 26, MEX_DaPlex, whole genome shotgun sequence genomic DNA:
tattttgttaagcCGACAAATAgatgaagtaaaataaatttagatggGTATGGATATAAAAACTGCCATTCTTTTTTGGAGCGAAACCGTtccaaagaatatttttatgttcgttGTATAAAAGATCCACAGGTAATtcagttacttttaataacatctatctaatcattataaatatttattttattaagttttatgcaAATCATCTTTACCTTGAGACTGTATCTTGAAAgcctgtatttattatatgaaatatctgtattttttacattatttaccatattttaacttttatatttcccATGTGACGttaatgtaatgaaaacattGCTATAAAGTTACAACAGGGgcgatgaaataaaataatgtgtactgaaatatagtttaatcACTTTTAATAATGTTCGTATTATGTACATAGCGCTTACACTTGTAAAATGaatgtgtaaaataaacaatataaaaattgtacgtTCGTACATCGCTTAATACGATTTAcgaaaaataactaatatactGAAATAAACGATAcagttgtattatatattgtacaaGTTTAAAACACATAGCTTCATAAATGCCAATTACCTTTAAACACTACAATTGACAATgtccatttattaaaattaaatcatactaACGAATACaacttaatgatattaaagtttaaatcaGCACAAAAATCACTTTAAATcagtacagataataaataactttaaaatcatacaaaaaagCACCAGCAACGATGTCACCGGTCAGGTCGATATGCACCTATCAGTAtgtataatgataatttaattgataattatcaaaaaaaacattgcatTGTGACACTTAAATAAACGAACACTAGTCTCATAAACACTGGATCTTAgactataaaacattttttttttttgatattctgataaaacctatttcttacaaccttttttatttatcaatttcatAGCTATTTATCGAATATTTAATCTTTCACTATGTACATGATAACTCGGAATATAATTTGGTGCAAATCGACAGAAATTTAACGCTTTAGGAACTATATTTCCTAttctatgtaattaataaaaaggtggtttaaaacaaatgtcatcAGACAATTGATCTTCTGTGAATAaaggttacaaaaaaataataatgaaaatatacagtCTTAAAGAACctaaaatgatattaacttataatgaAGTCACACATTCTAGGATGTATGTAGAGTTATGcgattattattttctgaatTAGCTACGGCTCTGTctgtgatatattttgtttcggAAGTATTAATAGACACCGTCGAGTGGAGTGAAGGAGCCGACATCGATACGCGCTTAAATACACTATTGACACAATCAATAGTTGACAAGCGACTAATTCAGTCTTTCGCGACATTAGATTTGTGAATGATAAAGTGACAATGGAATCACACATCGGGAATGTCAAATGTGAGAACAAATTTAGAATAATCAGTCTTGACAATCGATGAAACAACGCCGGGGGGCAAGCTGCTGCGGAGACGTCATACTTAAAGAgactacaaataataaatacttaaaatatgtaacatacAGTGTACAGTGCATTGTTTTAGTTCTAACCTAGTTATGGCCTAGCGATACTTAAGGTAGGATTGAGTAATGGTCCTTTAATTTCATAGTAAAAAATCTAGCACAATTTATTTACACGAGCACCGCAAAATAACGATTTCATTGCACTTCATAGTTCACTGTCATTCATAAAACTTCACTTCACTGTGACGTCATCACTACAAGCTCGTTGGCACTTGGATTGTTCCACTCCTTGTAACACTACACTTCCGTGCCGTCTTCGCCTTCATCCTCGAACAGCGGTTCGCTCGGACTCACTTCCGTGCTGGGCTTTTTCTTCGGCTTGGGCGGAGGCCTCGGAGGTATCTTACCGCTTCTTCCCATTGTACCCGACTGGTTCAATGACACGTTCTCGTTTTTCCTGTAATCATCTTTGCTTGGTGACCCGAATTCGTTGTTATCTGACCGCGGGTTTCTTCTTAACGAACCGGTTTCTGGTTTTCCTTTTCTCATTGTGTTGTTGTCAGACATTTGTGACTGTGTTTCTATGTTCCTGTTATCAATAGTGGTAATCGATTGCTTCCTTGCTTCAGATTGTGGTGTCGATGTATTTTTGGCTGTCCAGCTCATTCGGTTATTAACGGGTTCTTGTGGACCGGGCGTAGAAGGTTGGTTTGAAAGCTGCGAACTAATACTGTTTCTGGTTGGGGTGAATGGAGGAACAGGGGAAGGAGCGGGCTCTTGTTCCTCTATCGGCGCGTAATAAACTTGGTGAGGGTTCGGGTAAGCTGTAGGTGTAGCAGGTAGAGGTCTATTTCTCATCGGGGAAAACTGTTGTTCCAGTCCCGCTTTATTAAGAGAAAGAACTGAACTTCCGTCGGCCGTTGTTCTTAAGCCTAAGTTGTCATACAGAGGTTCCTGTGCCTCGGTACTTGGAAGTATCGCTGTACTCGCCGTACTCGACCATGACGGAACTCTTGGCCTTCTCGGGATAGTAACGTAACCTTGTCTGGGTGTCACTACAGGAGGTGTCATCGGCGCTGTGAATGGGGACTGAGAACGAGAGTACGGTAAAGTTCTGAAGAGGTTCTGATTGTTGGTCATACCGTAGATGGGAGAATGAATTGGGCTGACGGGATTTATTTGGAGTCTGCTTGTGTCTGGTACTGTGGATGCGTTACTCGCCGCTGGTGATATCTGCGCCGCTCTTGCGGGGAAGGACAAGAGATCAGGCGGATACGCTCGTCCGTCTGTACGTCCGTAATCCGAATTCAAAGCGTCCTGTGATCGCTTGTTATGTTGATCGAAATCTAGTGATCGCTTCTCATCATCGTTGTGAGCTGGAATAGGAAAGaaaatcttttgttatttttatattttattataaaattaaggtaATTGTTACTCATCTTCATCTACAATGTAAACTATTGACTATAAGGATTTCACTAATTTGactaatttagatttttttggtTGTGCaagaatttaatgaaaagatATCAACTTACCAAACACAGAATCATTATCGAGCAAGGTTTTATTCAGTTCGGACATCTCGGTCCCTCCGCTTGTGATGGATGGGGGCACATCGTACCGTCTTGGTGGTTTAGTGACCGGGTTTACAGCTGTGATTAAACTTTTTTCCATCTCCGGTATCACCGAACCTTCAATCAAAGCCTCTCCGTTTGAATTATCAGCTTTCTTTTTCTCTGAACTACGTCTTCTACAGCAATAGTAACAAAGGAtgactaatattataagtaagatAGCCGCTGTACACGATACGCCGATTAAAACGGGTAACATGTTATTGTCCATTCCTGGAGGTACAACAATACCAGGAGGCGTGTGTGTGATGGCTAATGTGAGACTTCTTTCTTCGACGCCACCAGCATTGTTTGCTACACATAAATACTCACCATTATCGGAAGTACCAGCATCAATTATGGTTAAATTAACCCATTTACTATTGTCAGTATTGGATTGCGttacgtaatatttaatttctcctTGATATCTATATGTTCCGTCTATTATTTGAGCATTTAACACCCAGTTCACTTCAGGCAGAGGATTACCATTAACTAGACATGACAAAGTCACATTCGTGTCTGACGATCGTAATGTTGTTTTTGTTGAAGGATAGACAATGCTTGGCCTGCAAGCAAAATCACTGGAATCTAATTCCTTCCATAATTTACCGTGTACTTTAGGTGGTTCGCTGCAGGATATTGGTGatgt
This region includes:
- the LOC116774239 gene encoding uncharacterized protein LOC116774239; the encoded protein is MGIRMLYCYFVAVLTLGLTLVTADFTANCPQECKCVWASGNKQADCSHSNFHDIPKTLSTEIQILDLTGNELYEVTRHAFEDVQLINLKKLILKECKLITIHKNGLSGLAIMIELDLSKNNLKTLYSDTFKETAKIRWILLNDNQIEKLEDGLFNNLPFLQKVDLSNNRIVQLGVKTFMNVPKLNILRLDGNKLEHLKIDTLSALTSLSNLDVHDNPWRCDCYLQPFRNWVISKNLYTSPISCSEPPKVHGKLWKELDSSDFACRPSIVYPSTKTTLRSSDTNVTLSCLVNGNPLPEVNWVLNAQIIDGTYRYQGEIKYYVTQSNTDNSKWVNLTIIDAGTSDNGEYLCVANNAGGVEERSLTLAITHTPPGIVVPPGMDNNMLPVLIGVSCTAAILLIILVILCYYCCRRRSSEKKKADNSNGEALIEGSVIPEMEKSLITAVNPVTKPPRRYDVPPSITSGGTEMSELNKTLLDNDSVFAHNDDEKRSLDFDQHNKRSQDALNSDYGRTDGRAYPPDLLSFPARAAQISPAASNASTVPDTSRLQINPVSPIHSPIYGMTNNQNLFRTLPYSRSQSPFTAPMTPPVVTPRQGYVTIPRRPRVPSWSSTASTAILPSTEAQEPLYDNLGLRTTADGSSVLSLNKAGLEQQFSPMRNRPLPATPTAYPNPHQVYYAPIEEQEPAPSPVPPFTPTRNSISSQLSNQPSTPGPQEPVNNRMSWTAKNTSTPQSEARKQSITTIDNRNIETQSQMSDNNTMRKGKPETGSLRRNPRSDNNEFGSPSKDDYRKNENVSLNQSGTMGRSGKIPPRPPPKPKKKPSTEVSPSEPLFEDEGEDGTEV